The Acyrthosiphon pisum isolate AL4f unplaced genomic scaffold, pea_aphid_22Mar2018_4r6ur Scaffold_8854;HRSCAF=9444, whole genome shotgun sequence DNA segment TCACCGGTCTGCTGTAGTACCGGACCCTGCTCGGCTGGCCCAAGCAACTCTGAGGGTACCGGTACTACAGCTACAGCATCCTCGGTGCCTTCCTCGCTCGTACAGCATAAGGTATTTTCAACCGTATCATCTTCACACAAAAAATTGATATACACATTCTCATCATGGTCattgaactattttaataatatatgagttttttttatatcgttggTTTTATTAGACTGATTTTCACATAAATGTTGTATTAGACTCTACATAATTTCCCAAatcgttgaatataatatagtcttcaTCATGTAATCGGGAGAACTTCTTGAActgcttaatataataatattgcactaTATGGTTTCATATACTTTCCTGTTCTCCTATCTATTATTTCGTATGGATCTTATGAGAatctgttaaatttaaaatgtatagatagatataataatatgtttgtgtgGAGTTTATGTGTAtacttataaaaactaaaacgtaTAACAGCAATAATCCCATCTCccggtaggtacttaatactacataattattCAATCCAATCGTTATTCACGTATTTCAATCTATGAGCGTATACCACTGAATTGTAAatcccaatattataatatactacggtCTGTGTTACGTTCTGCAGGCAACCATCGAGTCTGGAAAGACGGAATTCGAAATTCGTGACCTAACAGCCAAATTCACTACAGACGTGATTGGCACATGCGCGTTTGGACTGGAATGCAATTCGCTGAAAGACTCGCAATCCGAATTCAGACGGATGGGATGTGCAGTGCTCAATTCGTCCGCATCTTTAGCGTTGGCCAAAATGGT contains these protein-coding regions:
- the LOC103311596 gene encoding probable cytochrome P450 6a13, which translates into the protein IVNPNIIIYYGLCYVLQATIESGKTEFEIRDLTAKFTTDVIGTCAFGLECNSLKDSQSEFRRMGCAVLNSSASLALAKMVRVFFPKLFKALKLRTFPAEVQQFFMGIVKQTIDFRNTNRVRRNDFIQLLLEIKNQNHNQENAI